A single window of Eucalyptus grandis isolate ANBG69807.140 chromosome 1, ASM1654582v1, whole genome shotgun sequence DNA harbors:
- the LOC104444551 gene encoding plant UBX domain-containing protein 11: MEQSLLSLTHKGSILEAISEAKIQRKLFVVYISGEDGESARMEETTWRDFRVSESLSKYCIFLHVLEGSTDATNFSKIYPQGSVPCITAVGYNGVKLWENEGFISAEDLALGLEKAWLSLHIQETTASVLTAALAARNSEPSGSHASSTASIEQGSSSRTAVNASSDEHNQGSDTVPFVSTEILEEKRCCEDIAEKIDDDKPSLKADFQDDSGSLGDEKSSSSVGASKGSGDPSSSDLGNNSDDHKSSHIEKRNYVSEEAAKCSLEISEIPESNSKESNVTSSEEKPRSVEDVDVDLTCKRPSSSQSMDVHLNIRLPNSISLQHKFSVTNSLRAVKEYVNENQDSNFHSYNLAIPYPRKIFTDQDLDRSLLELELVGRQALIVVPLERGTNHNRGGSLSQHQPSSTDDSSDGNNGGYFGIVRRILSYVNPLSYLGGAFRSSDPNLPPQNNSTRTEGRNLRDSTNQNTSTGSRTEGGSRRTMSSPFGSNIHTLKHDEDDNRFSDRNSFWNGNSTQYGGNGDER, encoded by the exons ATGGAGCAGTCTCTGTTGTCTCTCACGCATAAAGGATCGATACTAGAAGCAATTTCTGAAGCCAAAATACAGAGGAAACTTTTCGTTGTCTACATTTCAG GTGAAGATGGTGAATCAGCACGAATGGAAGAAACTACTTGGAGGGATTTCCGt GTGTCAGAGTCACTGTCCAAGTACTGCATCTTTCTTCATGTCCTCGAAGGAAGTACAGATGCCACTAACTTCTCGAAAATAT ATCCCCAGGGATCTGTTCCTTGCATTACAGCTGTTGGGTATAATGGTGTGAAACTTTGGGAAAATG AGGGATTTATCAGTGCTGAAGATCTAGCATTAGGCCTTGAAAAGGCATGGTTGAGTCTACATATTCAG GAAACAACTGCTAGTGTTTTGACTGCAGCACTCGCTGCTAGAAATTCTGAACCATCTGGTTCTCATGCTTCAAGTACGGCTTCAATAGAGCAAGGTAGTTCTTCAAGAACAGCTGTTAATGCTTCATCTGACGAGCACAATCAAGGGTCTGATACTGTACCTTTCGTGTCCACTGAGATACTCGAGGAAAAAAGATGCTGTGAAGACATTGCTGAG AAAATTGATGATGACAAGCCATCTTTAAAGGCAGACTTTCAAGATGACTCAGGGAGTCTTGGGGATGAGAAATCCTCTTCTTCAGTTGGGGCATCTAAAGGATCAGGAGATCCTAGTTCATCTGATCTTGGCAACAACTCAGATGATCACAAGTCTTCCcacattgaaaaaagaaattatgtctCAGAGGAAGCTGCGAAATGCTCATTGGAGATTTCAGAAATCCCAGAGTCAAACTCTAAAGAATCAAATGTAACTTCATCAGAGGAAAAGCCTCGTTCTGTGGAGGATGTAGATGTTGATTTGACTTGCAAACGTCCCAGTAGTAGTCAATCAATGGATGTCCATTTAAATATCCGCTTGCCCAACAGTATAAGTCTTCAACACAAGTTCTCTGTGACAAACTCTTTGAGAGCGGTCAAAGAGTATGTGAATGAAAATCAAGATAGTAACTTTCACTCCTACAATTTGGCCATTCCATATCCTCGAAAGATATTTACTGATCAAG ATTTGGACAGATCTTTGTTGGAGCTGGAACTGGTTGGTAGACAAGCATTGATAGTGGTTCCGCTAGAAAGAGGTACAAATCATAATAGAGGAGGTTCCCTGTCCCAGCACCAACCAAGTTCAACTGATGATTCTTCTGATGGAAATAATGGAGGATACTTTGGAATTGTGAGAAGGATCTTGTCCTACGTGAATCCACTTTCTTATCTTGGAGGTGCATTCCGCTCATCAG ATCCTAATCTTCCCCCTCAAAATAACTCGACAAGAACAGAAGGACGGAATCTCCGTGACTCGACAAATCAGAACACTTCCACGGGAAGCAGAACTGAGGGCGGGAGCAGGAGAACAATGTCATCCCCTTTTGGTAGCAACATACATACTCTGAAGCATGACGAAGATGATAATCGTTTCAGCGATAGAAATTCTTTCTGGAATGGGAACTCTACGCAGTATGGCGGCAATGGCGATGAAAGATAG